The Flammeovirga yaeyamensis genome segment ACTTTAGGGATTATCAAAAAGGCACTTTCTTATGGTTGGACTATAGTTGTTCCTCAGACCTTAAAAAATAGACAAATGCGTCATCTAGTTTTAAGCAATTTAGATGACCTTGAGGAGGAGCGTTTTGGTACGTTCATTCCCAAAAATAAAGAGGAATACAAGGGAGCGATTGATATTGTTTTAGTACCTGGTGTTGGTTTTTCTAAACAACACGGTAGAATGGGGTATGGAGGAGGTTACTACGACACATTTTTACCTCAACATCCGTCGGCTAAAAAGTGGGGAATTACCTATAAATTTCAAATTATTGAAGATTTACCCTTGGAAGAGCACGATGTTTTGATGGATAGTTTGTTAATCGGGTAGATTTTTGATTTCAAACTTTTTACTTACTTCAACAAGCCTTATTTTTGTAGACTGAATGAGGGTTAGTGGAATACTCTAATTCGCATTCGCATAGAATAGTCTGACAAACAGCCTCAGTACACATTTTTAGTGAAAATATTTGACCGTTTACATATACAAAGGAATTCATTTTCTACTAAAAGGAAACTTTTCTTAATCAAGAAATCTTTCCGTTTTGTACGTGTGTGGATTTTCAGGTTTCTCGCTGTTTTCACTTTTCTTTGGATGTGTTTGATGAGTTTTTCTCAACTCCCTTTTGTTCAAACGGCCATCATCCATAAAGTCACACAAAAACTTTCCGATCAGTTTCATCATAAAACGACCATCGAATCTGTAAAACTCGATTGGTTCGATCGTTGGCGTCTTCAAAATGTAAAGATCGTCGACTTGGATAGTGTGCCTTTAATTTCTGTAGAAGAAGTTTCATTAAACTTCTCTTTTATCAACTTGCTTTATAATCAAGATAGATACATTCACATAGAAGATGCCATTCTAACAGGTGCGGATGTTGAAATGGTGATGGACGCTCGTCTAGATTCTATGAACAACATGACGCGGTGGATTAGGCACTTGGTAGGTGATCCAAAAGGGGAACATCGATACGACATCAAAGAGCCGAAAGATACGCATATTGTCTTTGAAAATGTACAGTTTGTAA includes the following:
- a CDS encoding 5-formyltetrahydrofolate cyclo-ligase, whose translation is MPEDKKQQLRKSLIQKRNLLSQHQIDVAEESINEQFWEKVSTSPKVLHTYIPINKEASTLGIIKKALSYGWTIVVPQTLKNRQMRHLVLSNLDDLEEERFGTFIPKNKEEYKGAIDIVLVPGVGFSKQHGRMGYGGGYYDTFLPQHPSAKKWGITYKFQIIEDLPLEEHDVLMDSLLIG